The following are encoded together in the Mycolicibacterium arabiense genome:
- a CDS encoding enoyl-CoA hydratase/isomerase family protein has protein sequence MLVQIDDDGGVRTLTLNRPEALNAFNEALYDATTVALRDADADPDVAVVVLTGTGRAFSAGNDLVEMQARITDPDFQSGEHGFPGMIEALTALRKPLILAVNGLGVGIGATILGYADLVFMASNARLKCPFTSLGVAPEAASSYLLPRLIGRQNAAWMLLSSEWVDADEALRMGLAWKLCDPEDLMAEAGRHAAVLASRSIPSLMAVKETIVDPTRDAIAEAARREYAKFEVLLGSVANADALSDFAERKTQ, from the coding sequence GTGCTCGTGCAGATCGACGACGACGGCGGCGTCCGTACCCTCACCCTGAACCGGCCGGAGGCGCTCAACGCGTTCAACGAGGCGCTGTACGACGCGACGACCGTGGCGTTGCGCGACGCAGACGCCGACCCGGACGTTGCGGTCGTGGTGCTCACGGGAACCGGAAGGGCCTTCTCGGCGGGCAACGACCTGGTCGAGATGCAGGCCCGCATCACCGATCCGGACTTCCAGTCCGGTGAACACGGCTTCCCCGGCATGATCGAGGCACTCACCGCGCTGCGCAAGCCGCTCATCCTGGCCGTCAACGGGCTGGGGGTGGGCATCGGCGCGACCATCCTCGGCTATGCCGACCTGGTGTTCATGGCGTCGAATGCACGGCTGAAGTGCCCGTTCACCAGCCTTGGGGTTGCCCCCGAGGCGGCCTCGTCCTATCTGCTGCCGCGGCTCATCGGTCGGCAGAATGCCGCTTGGATGCTGCTGTCGTCGGAATGGGTCGACGCCGACGAGGCTCTGCGGATGGGGCTCGCCTGGAAGTTGTGCGACCCGGAGGACCTGATGGCCGAGGCCGGGCGTCACGCCGCGGTACTGGCCTCGCGGTCGATCCCGAGCCTCATGGCGGTCAAGGAGACGATCGTCGACCCCACCCGTGACGCGATCGCCGAAGCCGCCAGACGCGAGTACGCCAAATTCGAGGTGCTGCTCGGGTCGGTCGCCAACGCCGACGCGCTGTCGGACTTCGCCGAGCGCAAGACGCAGTGA